The genomic region CATGGGGGAGGCAGGGTGCGACAGCTGAGTCCCGGTTTTGTGCTTGAATCCCTGTGTGTCCTCCTGGAGCAATGAGAACATGACAAGGTCTCCCTCGCCTGTTCTGTTTAGCCCTCTAGTCATCAGGTCTATCTGTTCAGGGTACTAGGACTTcagaacataaaagaaaataaaagttagagATGCAGGGCAGGCCCCACTACAGGTCATATTTGGGTTGTGGCTCTGCTATGTTCTTTTGCTGTTGTtactttcttgttatttttttttaattgaaggataattgcattccaatattgtgttcatttcacaacACAAATTAGCCATAAGTATATACATTTGCCcttctcttgagcctccctcccaccttacCCTCCATCCTACCCCTTTAGGTTGACAGCACAGAGCGCCAGGCTGGgatccctgtgttatatagcagcttcccactagctagctatttcacTCAtgaagtgtatatatgtcaacgctACTCACGCAGTTCCTCCCTCCTAAACCTAACCCTACTTTGTTCTTGCTCTTCTTCCATCAACCTCCTCCGCACCTGCTTTTCTTCTAGAGGAGATACTGTATGACGACAAACCTTTTCCCAGCTTGTTTAGCAAAGCCAACCATCTTAATGCAGTTCTTGAAGGTAATCAACAAGGGATAGAATGACAGCAAAACAACAATCAAATGCAATAAACTAACACCTGTGCCCTGGTGACTGTGACGGGGATCCTCCAAAGATACTTTACAGGCAAGAGTGAATTTTGTCCTCTCAGTCACAGGAGGCAGGTGTCCACATTCCCCAAGGGGGCAACCCTGGAGAGCGTCAAGGGTGAGCATGTAGACATGGTGGGACCGGAGCCTGAACCCATGGTCTGGGCTTCAGAGCTGCTGCCACATGCTAAAGTAGAGACTGTCCAAAGTTAAAGAAATCTAACTAGTCCCTGAGGGAGGGACCACGATAGACAGACCTTGACATCCCCAGGGCTTAGCGGGGGACTCTGTAGATGACGGTCTCAAATGGAGACTTTGCCAGAGTTACCAGAGATCATGAAAGCCTAGGAGTCAAAGAAGGGAACAAGGACTTTCTTCTTCCAGGTCCTGCATGTGCTTTCCCATTCACCTATAAAGGCAAAAAGTATTATATGTGCACGCGCAAAAATTCCATATTACTGTGGTGTTCCCTCGATACAGAATATCAAGGAAACTGGAAATTCTGTACTGAGAAAGGTAAGCGTGCAGCTTGTCTTCATGTGAGGAGCACGTGGCTTCCCAGATGAAGAGGGTTGGTTCATAACTGACTCCTAGATGGAAGACTCAGGCTTCTTCTGACCCAGCCCCATGTGTTCCATTCATCTCCCTTTCGACTCATTTTTTTCCTGGCTCTACTGGGTCTTGTTGCTGCacgtggtctttctctagttgcagtgagtggggctgctcttcattggtgtgtgggtttctcactgaggtggcttctcttgtggagtacAGGGTCTGGGTGCACCAGCTTCCctcgttgcagtgtgtgggctcagtagttgaggtgcccGGACTTAATTGCTCCTCAGCATTGgtttcttcctggaccagggattgaaccagtgtctctttcattgcaaggcattcttaaccactggaccaccagggaagcccccttttctTTTGGTAAGCCCTCCACCATTAATGTTTTCACCCATTCCTTCTATTTTTTCAGACGAGCCCGAATGTGTCTTCCCCTTTATCTATCGCAAGAAATACTATGAAAGTTGCACAAGGGTGTATAGTTTTTTCTGGAGGAGTTGGTGCTCACTCACTTCAAACTATGACCGGGATAAAGCTTGGAAGTAttgctagcaaaaaaaaaaaaaaaaaaaaaggtgagtgTGTTCTGGGGAGGATGGGAAGAGACGGGGTAAGCAGGGAAGAGACAGAGCTGGATTAAGAGGTGGAGTCAGATGCTGCAGTGagatggagggaggaggcaggtgcAGAGATGGGATGAGGGAGAAAGATGCAGGAGGAAGAGTGAGGAGCAGAGTTTCATGAGGAGAAGCATGCAGAGAGgatgaagaggagaaaggggacaaaagatggaaacagaggGAGAGACAAAGCCAAACTGCAAACAATGGAGAGAGGAGAGTCCcacagggaaggagaaagagagtttGCAGGATGACAAATGGAAGGAGGAGGATCTGGGGAGGATCAGTGCCAAGACGAGGTGGAAGAGAAGGTGAGAGGGGGCGGAGACAGGACAACATAATCTTGGAGCAGGCATGAGACAGCAGGAATTGAGATAGAAAGAGCAGagagcaaaggagaaatagacCTTTGCCCTCCATGGGACTGACTGAGAAACAAAACTGACTCATTAACCTTGACCCCAAAGCTATGTTCAGTCACTGTCCAGTGCATCCACCCTTGGCCATGGATGCAATCCAGCCTTTGAAACCTCAGTGAAGAAAATCAAGAACTCTCAAGCATGAAGGTGATGCTCTGAATGACAGAGGTGAAATCCTTTCTCAGCATCTCCACCATGTTCCCCCTGGGCATAAGTCCAATCAATAAACCACTTTCTCTGCAGATGTGGTCTTTCTTTGTCCCACAAAGAAACCTATGAATCAAATAGGAGGGTCTCAGCATGCTCGGGTTAACCAGGCAGGATCTTCTAGTGTTCCTTTCCCTTCCTCGGAGTCCTGTTGGAACATCTATACACATTACAATTGTCCCTCCTGGGGGTCTGATTGACACATGAAGACCTAGTGATGAGACctgaggtggggtgggagaagaGTCCCAGAGGGTATGGAGGGCTGGTCCTTGTCATAAACGATTTGTCTTTTCCCAACATAGCTGAAATGTtatttcttcctggagttattctCTGATTCCCCAGTATAAGGAGGCCCAATGGAGTCTTCCCAGTTTATCCTTTCTCACCTTACAGTTAAACTGCCCATCTTTCCAGGTGGACTATAATTGACAGGAAGGGAACAAGGAGAACTGTGCTTTCCCTGGGCTCAGTCCTAACATCCTTTGCATTTATCAAAAGGACTactctccttttaaaaacaaaaaagaattttagagaatagcactgaaacatgtatattaccatatgtgaaacagatcaccagtccaagttcgatgcatgaaacagggcactcaaagccggtgcactgggacaaccctgagggatggggtggggagggagttgggaggatgcttcaggatgggggacacatgtacacccatggctgattcatgtcaatgtatggcaaaaccaccacaatattggaaagtaattagcctccaattaaagtcaattaattaattttttaaaaatcaaaaggaaatgctGCAAAATAAGAGAATAATCTGGGTGGGAGAATtaaatttgatttgaattttgtaaaaaaaaaacaaatagaattttagacaaatattttttctatcacTAACAGGGTCTGACTGAACAAAGGTCAAATTCATAGGTGTCAGAAATAATGAAGGGCCTGAAAGGGCCTAAACACTAAATTTTATCCTCTTCAAAAGCATCTAGAGTCTATCTAAGGATCCTCGGGATCTGGTGATGGATGTTCAGTCACTATCTGGGGAAGAGATGCACAGACTTTTAATCACTGTGAAGGAAGGAGGTATCAACAGAATATTTGTCTTCTGTGATTTAAGGCCAGAAACTTGGAGCCTTACTTAAAACcaggacataaaaataaatacatacattttaaggtaataaataaaaagttttcattataaatgttttaataaaaataagtaaaaggaaacaatcatgatgatgtatggaagaaaccaacacaatattgtaaagcaattatacttcaattaaaaatgaataaattaagatgttaaaaaaatgcttaataaaaatatacacataagtaAAAAACAGTGCTTCCCCTGgcagatcagtggtaaagaatctgcctggcaatacaggagacatgggtttgatccatggtcttGGAAGCTCCCAGaagcctcggagcaactaagcttaactacagctattgagcctgtgctctaaagtcCAGGAGgcacagttactgagcccacgtgctgcaaccacagaagagcctgtgctccacaacaccAGCAGCCATTGCattgagaagcctgcccaccgaAACTGGAGTGTAGTCCcaatttgccacaactagagaaaagcctgctaaGCAAGGATGAACCAGCAcaccaaagataaaataaataatttaaaaaacatttttttaagagaaagccAGACAACGTAAGGGCTATGAAGTTAATAGGGATCAGAAAATCTCTCCTGGTCCTAGATAAAGAGCAAAAAAGCTTCCATTTTTGACTCTCTGAACAGATTATATAGAAATACTGGCCTTTGGGTTGAAGTCTTTTCCAAGCCCTTCACACAGTGGTTCATGGCACTGAAATCACACaactgagaaatggaaagatcacacacacacacacacatacacagacacatgcatTCCCAgttgaagaataaagaaaagtctACAGCATAGgcagaaaaaagatttaaaaccaATCtctaagggaattccctggcagttggTGGTTAAGATTCAGCATTTCcactgttcaatccctggtggggaaactaacaTCTCAAACGCTGCTTGGTGTagccaaaacataaataaataaacacaaataaaaccaATCTTGATGCTTCtaccaaaaacaaaccaaaaaaccagcACATCTCAGACAATACATGCTAAATAATTGGTATATTAGTTATCACTGGCCATgccaaagaaaaaatagaaaatgttatataaaaaatgaaccttattttcattctttgttttttaaatcagtgaaCTCTAactgaaagtccagaaataatcCTTCACATTTGCAATTGATCTTCAACAGCACATCAAGGTAGTTTaatgtggggacttccctagaggtccaatggttaagactgcagttccaatgcagagggtgcgaTTTCtaaccctgatcagggaactaagatcccatatgccacgaggtgtggtcaagaaaaaaaaaaaagatagctcaACATGGCAAGAATAATATTATACTTTTtgcaacaagtggtgctgagacaagcatattgtgtgtgtgtgatagttgctcagtcactcgctctttgcgatcccatagaccatcgcccaccaggctcttccgtccatggaattctccaggcatgaacactggggtgagttgccaatcccttctctacAAGACAAGTATATCTGCATGCAGACTAAATAAACTGGATACCTACTTCATACCACGTGCAAAAGTAAAGTCAAAATGAGTCATACACTTAATTTTGAAAGCTGAATCTATACAATtcttagaaaaaatatacaagtaaatcTTCAAGACCTTGGGTTAAGAAATGAGTTCTTATATGTAACACTGAAAGGACAAATGACagaagaaaaggtttataaattggactttatcaGAATTAAATTTATGCTTTagttttcagagaaatgaaaactgacagaaTGGGAGAAACGTATTTGCAGGTCAGGTATCAGATAAAGAACTTGAATCTAGAACATGTGGAGATACTGACACCTCAATATTAGTGACAACACAATTTAAACATGAGCTAAAGCAACTGAATAGATACTTCACCAAAGAATATGTGCAAATGgctaatagacacatgaaaaagtgttcaacatcattagacATAAAGAAAATACCAATGATATacaaaatagaagcagaagattaagaagaggtggcaagaatacacagaagaactatacaaaaaaaggtcttaataacccgggtaaccacgatggtgtggtcactgacctagagccagacatcctggagtgtgaagtcaagtgggccttaggaagcatcactatgaacaaagctagtggaggtgatggcattccagttgaactgtttcaaatcctaaaagatgatgctttgaaagtgctgcactcaatatgccaggaaatttggaaaactcagcagtagccacaggactggaaaaggtcagttttcattccaatcccaaagaaaggcaatgccaaagaatgctcaaactaccacacaattgcactcatttcacatgctagccaggtaatgctcaaaattcttccagctaggctttaacagtacctGAATTGAGCACTCCCAGAGGTACAAGctacatttagaaaaggcagaggaaccagagatcaaattgccaacatctgttgtatcagagaaaaagaaagagaattccaaaaatcatctatttctgcttcattgactaccctgaaacctttaactgtgtgggtcacaagaaactggaaaattcttaaagagatgggaataccggaccacctgacctgtctcctgagaaatctgtatgcaggtcaagaagcaacagttagaaccggacatgtaACAACGGACTagctcaaaactgggaaaggagtacaccaaggctgtattttgtcatccTGCTTTTATCACTTGTAGcagagtttttgttgttcagtcactcagtgatgtccaactctttgtagccccatggactgcagtgcaccaggcttccctgttcttcaccatctcctagagcttgctcaaactcatgttcattgagtcggtgacgccatccaaccatctcgccatctcctgccttcaatctttcccaacatcagtgtcttttccaatgaatcagttgtTTCatcatgaggtggcccaagtattgaagtttcagcttcagcatcagtccttccaatgaatattcagggttgatttcctttaggattgactggtttgatctccttgcagtccaagggactctcaagagtcttctccaacaccacagttctaaagcatcagttcctcgcaactcagtcttctttctggtccaactctcacatccatacatgactactgagaaaaccatagatttgactatacagaagTTTGTgggtaaagtaatgcctctgctttttaatacactttctaggtttgtcatagcttttctttcaaggaacaagcatcttagtatcataagggtggtgtcatctgcatatctgaggctagagtacatcatgcaaaatgccaggctggatgaagcttaagctgaaatcaagattgccaggagaagtatcaataacctcagatatgcagatgacaccctaaTGTTGgaacatgaagaggaactaaatagcttcttgatgaaggtgaaaagaggagagtgaaaaagctggcttaaacttaacattcaaaaaatgaagatcatggcattaggtcccatcacttcatggcaaatagatggggcaaaaactggaaacagtgacagactttattttcttgggctccaaaatcactgtgggcggtgactgcaaccatgaaattaaaagatccttgctccttggaagaaaaggtatgacaaatctATAAAAGTGTATTAAAcaacagaggcattactttgccaataaaaagtccatatagtcaaaactatggtttttccagtagtcatatacagatgtgagagttggatcataaagaaggctgagggctgaagagctaatgcttttgaactgtggtgctgcagaagacttttGACAGTCTCTCAGgtagtaaggagatcaaaccagtcaatcctaaaggaaatcaaccctgaatattcatttgaaggactgatgctgaagttgaagctccaacactttggccacctggtgtgaagagctgactcattgaaaaataccctgatgctgggaaggattgagggtaagaggagaagagggcaaccgaggatgagatgggttggatggcctcaccgattcaatgcacatgagtttgagaaaaccaggagatagtgaaagacagggaagcctagcatgctgcaatccatggggtcacaaagagttggatatgactgagcaactgaataaaacaacaaatagatttaaaagaaaatttaatgataTTGATACATCAAATAGAGAATACCaataattagaattttttttcaaaaggaccAAATGTAAATTCCTTAGTTAGAAAGCACAACCTCAACAAAAACTCACTAGAGGGCCCCAACAGCAGACTTGAGCTAacaaaagaatcagtgaacttggtGATAAATCAATAAAGACAATCCAATCTGAaaaactggaggaggaaatggcaacccactccagtgctgttgcctggagagtccccatggaaagaggagcctggtgggctacagtccatggggtcgcaaagagtcggacaggactgagcgactaagcacaatttaaaaaaaatacaagaatgaAGAAAATTCAACAAGGCCTTGGCAATCCATGGGCCACTATCCCATTTAGCAACATGCACACATAGGAATAtcagcaggagaagaaaggggcagaaaTGATAGTAAGATCAATCTGTCGAGTGTTGCCATCGAAACAATGTTAGGTCTCCTCATCCATGAAGATGGAATGTCTTTCTATGGGTTTAcatcttcttaatttctttctgcaaTGCTCTGTACACATCAGACAGGTGGGTTGTTGATAGGCATGAGGACTATACTCAgaaaagctctttttaaaaactagaatagggaattccctgatggtccaggggctaagaatctgctttgcaacaCAGTCtgtactggttcaatccctagtcagggaccTAAAATCCCAGATGTCGATGGGCAACTAAAattgaatgccacaactaaagaccccaaacagccaaattaataagtgaaaagaaagaaagagaaaacatggacttaaaaaaagaaagaataaaaggaagtTCCATGGGTGTTTACACGGGGTCCCATGGCCTGGACTATTATCCAGTCAGCAGGAGAGATGGACAATGAATTCTTCTTGTTTACAGATTGAATGTTCTTGATACTTATCAGAAAGTCCTAGACATCCCCCAGGATATATGCATATTACCCCCCCTGCATTAACCTCATGAATTTTCATGACTGGATTTTTCCTCCAAACCAAGATAACCAGGGGGCACCTCCTCCTCCTATTGCCACAAAGCCTGCCTCCCGCAGCTCCTGCTTATTCACTCCGCACCTAAGTGCAAACCCTGGGTGGCCCACCTGATGTGCAATGCTCTCCTCTCCCGGACTGTGAATATATGTGGCTCATTCATACACTGCTGTCAACCTCATCTGTGCAGCGTTGGGTGTTGTGTATTTGgttctcttttaatatttaaggTGGGCTGGAGAGAGGATGATCGGAACAGCATGGCTTTTTCCCTCATGATTCTACCAGTACTACTGAACTGCAAGGGGCAGAAGGTCCACTTCTCTGGCAGCCTGCATACCTCCATCCTCCTCCTAATACTGGCAATCTGCTATGACTCTCACTGTTTTTATTCCCACAttccacactaaaaaaaaaagcacctgccttatttttccattttatttctcccttactcccattgtttctatttctgtctACATCTGTTTCTATCACTCAGATCTGGTATAAATTTCTTGATGAGTCCaggttttcacaaaaaaaaaaaaaaaaaaaagaggtttttttgttgttgtttttgtttgggaTGGTTTCTGGTCtggttgtttgtttggttttttgcctTGGTgcttgtgggatcatagttcccagaccagggattgaacctaggcccagGGCAATGAAaggacagagtcttaaccattccATCGCCAGGGAAtttcacaagtttttttttttttttttaacactcaaAGATGCTAGgaagggtttcccaagtggctcagtggtaaagaacctgccagctaatgcaggagacgtgagatggatccctgatctgggaagatcccacatgcctcggagcaactaagcttgtgtacCACCAC from Bubalus bubalis isolate 160015118507 breed Murrah chromosome 18, NDDB_SH_1, whole genome shotgun sequence harbors:
- the LOC102403094 gene encoding seminal plasma protein BSP-30 kDa is translated as MAPSLGLFLIWAGASVFQQLHPVNAGDLPDPGSKPTHPGMADELPTETYDLPPEIYTTTFLPRTIYPQEEILYDDKPFPSLFSKANHLNAVLEGPACAFPFTYKGKKYYMCTRKNSILLWCSLDTEYQGNWKFCTEKDEPECVFPFIYRKKYYESCTRVYSFFWRSWCSLTSNYDRDKAWKYC